Proteins encoded by one window of Pseudomonas sp. LS44:
- a CDS encoding beta-ketoacyl-ACP synthase, with protein sequence MKRVVVTGMAGITSLGNDWTSLEAAFRGNRSGIRRMDEWDRFSELNTRLAGPIDDFAVPKHWTRKQLRSMGRVSRLAVAASERALEDAGLLGDPCIQDGRMGVACGSSTGSTDEFKAFGNMLLNSVADGLNANSYVRMMPHTTAANISIFFGLTGRLIPTSSACTSGSQGIGYAYEAIKFGRLPLMLAGGAEELCPTEAMVFDALYATSLKNDAPHSTPRPYDSGRDGLVIGEGGGMLVLEELEHALARGAKIHAEIIGFGSNADGQHITKPEQLTMRGAMQLALDDAGLAPAAIGYVNGHGTATEQGDIAETLATAELFGSRMPISSQKSFLGHTLGACGALESWFSIEMMNRDTYIHTLNLDEVDPRCGELDYLRGEVRHMSQEYVMNNNFAFGGVNTSLIFRRWH encoded by the coding sequence ATGAAACGAGTAGTAGTCACCGGCATGGCCGGCATCACCTCGCTGGGCAACGACTGGACGAGTCTGGAAGCGGCGTTTCGCGGCAACCGCAGCGGCATCCGGCGGATGGACGAGTGGGACCGTTTCAGCGAACTGAACACCCGTCTGGCCGGGCCGATCGACGACTTCGCGGTGCCCAAGCACTGGACCCGCAAGCAGCTGCGCAGTATGGGCCGCGTCTCGCGCCTGGCGGTGGCCGCTTCGGAGCGCGCCCTGGAGGACGCCGGCCTGCTCGGTGACCCGTGTATCCAGGATGGGCGCATGGGCGTGGCCTGCGGCTCGTCCACCGGCAGCACCGACGAGTTCAAGGCGTTCGGCAACATGTTGCTGAACTCGGTGGCCGACGGCCTCAACGCCAATTCCTACGTGCGCATGATGCCGCACACCACCGCGGCGAATATCAGCATCTTCTTCGGCCTCACCGGGCGGCTGATCCCCACCTCCAGCGCCTGCACCAGCGGCAGCCAGGGCATCGGCTACGCCTACGAAGCGATCAAGTTCGGCCGCCTGCCGCTGATGCTCGCCGGCGGCGCCGAGGAGCTGTGTCCGACCGAGGCCATGGTGTTCGACGCGCTGTACGCCACCAGCCTGAAGAACGACGCGCCGCACAGCACGCCGCGCCCCTACGACAGCGGCCGCGACGGCCTGGTGATCGGCGAGGGTGGCGGCATGCTGGTGCTCGAGGAGCTGGAGCACGCGCTGGCACGGGGGGCGAAGATTCACGCCGAGATCATCGGCTTCGGCAGCAATGCCGACGGCCAGCACATCACCAAGCCGGAACAACTGACCATGCGCGGCGCCATGCAACTGGCGCTGGACGATGCCGGCCTGGCCCCGGCGGCGATCGGCTACGTCAACGGCCACGGCACCGCCACCGAGCAGGGCGATATCGCCGAAACCCTGGCCACCGCCGAGCTGTTCGGCAGCCGCATGCCGATCAGCTCGCAGAAGAGCTTCCTCGGCCACACCCTCGGCGCCTGTGGCGCGCTGGAGTCCTGGTTCAGCATCGAGATGATGAACCGCGACACCTACATCCACACCCTCAACCTCGACGAGGTCGACCCGCGCTGCGGCGAGCTGGACTATCTGCGCGGCGAGGTGCGGCATATGAGCCAGGAGTACGTGATGAACAACAACTTCGCCTTCGGCGGGGTGAATACCTCGCTGATCTTCCGCCGCTGGCACTGA
- the fabG gene encoding 3-oxoacyl-ACP reductase FabG: MTDPILVTGSSRGIGRAIALRLARAGHDIVVHCRSRRDEAEQVRAEIQALGRSARVLQFDVADRAACRAALEADVETHGAYYGVVCNAGLTRDGAFPALTDADWDDVLRTNLDGFYNVLQPLCMPMIRRRAPGRIVCITSVSGLIGNRGQVNYSASKAGVIGAAKALAIELGKRKITVNCVAPGLIDTEILDEHVPVEEILKMIPVQRLGSPEEVAGAVNFLMSEEAAYITRQVLAVNGGLC, from the coding sequence ATGACTGATCCGATCCTGGTCACCGGCTCCAGCCGCGGCATCGGCCGCGCCATCGCCCTGCGCCTGGCCCGCGCCGGCCACGATATCGTCGTGCATTGCCGCAGCCGCCGTGACGAGGCCGAACAGGTCCGCGCCGAGATCCAAGCGCTGGGCCGCAGCGCCCGCGTCCTGCAGTTCGACGTCGCCGACCGCGCCGCCTGCCGCGCCGCCCTGGAAGCCGATGTCGAAACGCACGGCGCTTACTACGGGGTGGTGTGCAACGCCGGCCTGACCCGCGATGGCGCCTTTCCCGCGCTGACCGACGCGGATTGGGACGACGTGCTGCGCACCAACCTCGACGGCTTCTACAACGTCCTGCAGCCGCTGTGCATGCCGATGATCCGCCGCCGCGCGCCGGGGCGCATCGTCTGCATCACCTCGGTGTCCGGGCTGATCGGCAATCGCGGCCAGGTCAACTACAGCGCCTCCAAGGCCGGCGTGATCGGCGCCGCCAAAGCCCTGGCCATCGAGCTGGGCAAGCGCAAGATCACGGTCAATTGTGTGGCCCCAGGGCTGATCGATACCGAGATCCTCGACGAGCATGTGCCGGTCGAGGAAATCCTCAAGATGATCCCGGTGCAACGCCTCGGCAGCCCCGAGGAAGTCGCCGGCGCAGTGAATTTTCTGATGTCCGAGGAGGCGGCCTACATCACCCGTCAGGTCCTCGCGGTTAACGGTGGGTTGTGTTGA
- a CDS encoding hotdog family protein — translation MNTWPIAELLPHAGDMILIDELLHCAEEEVQTRLVVRPGGLFSQADGSLPAWIGLELMAQSVAAYAGYQARLAGQPVELGFLLGTRNFQCNVERFPAGSELYIRGVRSLQDDNGMGVFECHLNGPGIHAEARLNVFRPPQVASYLQEHQESAHD, via the coding sequence ATGAACACCTGGCCGATTGCCGAACTGCTACCGCACGCCGGCGACATGATTCTCATCGATGAACTGCTGCACTGCGCCGAAGAGGAAGTGCAGACCCGTCTGGTCGTGCGTCCCGGCGGTCTGTTCAGCCAGGCCGACGGCAGCCTGCCGGCGTGGATCGGCCTCGAGCTGATGGCGCAAAGTGTGGCCGCCTACGCCGGCTATCAGGCTCGCTTGGCCGGGCAGCCGGTGGAGCTCGGCTTCCTGCTCGGCACGCGCAATTTCCAGTGCAACGTCGAACGCTTCCCGGCGGGCAGCGAGCTGTATATCCGCGGCGTACGCTCGCTGCAGGACGACAACGGCATGGGCGTCTTCGAGTGTCATCTAAACGGCCCGGGCATCCACGCCGAGGCGCGCCTCAACGTGTTCCGGCCGCCGCAGGTGGCCAGTTATCTACAAGAACATCAGGAGTCCGCACATGACTGA
- a CDS encoding beta-ketoacyl-[acyl-carrier-protein] synthase family protein gives MPSYLNALGILCALGNGKQAVADALLAGDTSGMQAQDGWVAGRQLIVGAVDAALPAMPAGFAAAQSRNNQLLLAAALQIEAPIREAIARYGAARIGVVLGTSTSGIHEASQSIATWQRDGQLPADYRYAQQEMSAPATFLSDWLQLGGPSYCLSTACTSSARALLSAHRLLQQGVCDAVLVGGVDSLCGLTLNGFTALEAVSSELCNPFSANRRGINIGEGAALFLMTREPMTRDGSASIALLGGGASSDAHHISAPQPEGLGAQTAMRQALSSAGLSAADIDYLNLHGTATAHNDAMESLAVAALFPAGVACSSSKPLSGHTLGAAGALEAAFCWLTLSPYNAGRLLPPHRWDAVADSPLPSLQLVKPGTRLEKSHARRLMSNSFAFGGSNLSLILGDLQ, from the coding sequence ATGCCCAGTTATCTGAATGCCCTCGGCATCCTGTGCGCCCTCGGCAACGGCAAGCAGGCGGTCGCCGACGCCTTGCTCGCCGGCGACACCAGCGGCATGCAGGCGCAGGACGGCTGGGTGGCCGGGCGCCAGCTGATCGTCGGCGCGGTAGACGCCGCCTTGCCGGCCATGCCCGCCGGCTTTGCCGCAGCCCAGAGCCGCAATAACCAACTGCTGCTGGCTGCCGCCTTGCAGATCGAAGCACCGATCCGCGAGGCCATCGCTCGCTACGGCGCGGCGCGCATCGGCGTGGTCCTCGGCACCAGCACGTCCGGTATTCACGAGGCCAGCCAAAGCATCGCTACCTGGCAGCGTGACGGCCAGCTGCCCGCGGACTATCGCTACGCCCAGCAGGAAATGAGTGCGCCGGCGACCTTCCTCAGCGACTGGCTGCAACTCGGCGGCCCCAGCTATTGCCTGTCCACTGCCTGCACCTCGAGCGCACGCGCCTTGCTCAGCGCCCATCGCCTGTTGCAGCAAGGGGTGTGCGACGCAGTGCTGGTCGGTGGCGTGGACAGCCTGTGCGGGCTGACCCTGAACGGCTTCACCGCGCTGGAAGCGGTATCCAGCGAACTGTGCAACCCGTTCTCCGCCAACCGCCGCGGCATCAACATCGGCGAGGGGGCGGCGCTGTTCTTGATGACTCGAGAGCCGATGACCCGGGACGGCAGCGCATCCATCGCCCTGCTCGGCGGCGGCGCCAGCTCGGATGCCCATCATATTTCCGCCCCGCAACCCGAGGGCCTCGGCGCCCAGACGGCAATGCGCCAAGCGCTGAGCAGCGCCGGCCTGAGCGCCGCGGACATCGACTACTTGAACCTGCACGGCACCGCCACCGCACACAACGACGCCATGGAAAGCCTGGCAGTCGCCGCGCTGTTTCCCGCGGGCGTGGCCTGTTCCTCGAGCAAACCACTCAGCGGCCACACCCTGGGCGCCGCCGGGGCACTCGAAGCGGCCTTCTGCTGGCTGACGCTGAGCCCCTACAATGCCGGACGCTTGCTCCCGCCGCATCGCTGGGACGCAGTGGCCGATAGCCCGCTGCCCTCGCTACAGCTGGTCAAACCGGGCACGCGCCTGGAAAAATCCCACGCGCGGCGGCTGATGAGCAATTCCTTCGCCTTCGGCGGCAGCAACCTGTCGCTGATTCTCGGAGACCTGCAATGA
- a CDS encoding class I SAM-dependent methyltransferase: MTRAAATYVEETGFGFWFLQSHVWQHHVLRVAINDLRGLLDAPLPHAPVLLDAGCGQGRSFRLLHEAFAPARLIGLDADPHSLACSRAEAERLGLEVELIASDCAQIQLPDASVDLLFCHQTFHHLVEQERALAEFWRVLKPGGVLLFAESTKFYIDTWVIRWLFRHPMEVQKSAEEYLSMLREQGFQFSARNVSYPYLWWSRSSDFGLLERCGLMKPKPFGQRNETLVNVVARKPLEAVDR; this comes from the coding sequence ATGACCCGCGCCGCCGCCACCTACGTCGAGGAAACCGGCTTCGGTTTCTGGTTCCTGCAGAGCCATGTCTGGCAGCACCACGTGCTGCGCGTGGCGATCAACGACCTGCGTGGCCTGCTCGACGCGCCGCTGCCGCACGCGCCGGTGCTGCTCGACGCCGGCTGCGGCCAGGGCCGCTCGTTCCGCCTGCTGCACGAGGCCTTCGCCCCGGCGCGGCTGATCGGCCTGGACGCCGATCCGCACAGCCTCGCCTGCTCGCGCGCCGAGGCCGAACGCCTGGGCCTTGAGGTCGAGCTGATCGCCAGCGACTGCGCGCAGATCCAGCTGCCCGACGCCAGCGTCGACCTGCTGTTCTGCCACCAGACCTTCCACCACTTGGTCGAGCAGGAGCGCGCGCTGGCCGAGTTCTGGCGGGTGCTCAAGCCAGGTGGCGTGCTGCTGTTCGCCGAGTCGACCAAGTTCTACATCGACACCTGGGTGATCCGCTGGCTGTTCCGCCACCCGATGGAAGTGCAGAAGAGTGCCGAGGAATACCTCAGCATGCTGCGCGAGCAAGGCTTCCAATTCAGCGCGCGCAACGTCTCCTATCCGTACCTGTGGTGGAGCCGCTCGAGCGACTTCGGCCTGCTCGAACGCTGCGGCCTGATGAAGCCGAAGCCGTTCGGCCAGCGCAATGAAACGCTGGTCAACGTGGTCGCGCGCAAACCGCTGGAAGCCGTCGACCGATGA